In Haematobia irritans isolate KBUSLIRL chromosome 1, ASM5000362v1, whole genome shotgun sequence, a genomic segment contains:
- the LOC142222483 gene encoding uncharacterized protein LOC142222483 produces MENMREIVKTLPDYEDDVPMSDEEKEILENNVAPVLREPLPAIEQVPDVGMTPVVASSQGVVPTQKVVPPSGADTAPADVSATNVAKPSSSPTGTAQKNSGANKRVHSNVCVLCRRSHNLRSCRKFLNMRLEQRLRTVVLHRVCSNCLGRSHMRSTCNSRERCRECGDSHHTLLHSFDQQQRPSAQTLSTRKSKSSSSVNSSAYCITNTAPISGPMLVLQPTVTLGPTIVLLLVLSDRRIPVRAVLDPCAGYSMICSSLALSLRLVSAMTSHDAFCPLVAVSRHNAESKLVFSARVTDLTRVVTPSSSAPDTIREHFECLQLADPRFYRPSGVGLVLGPDVYARVLKTQICSSPGFPLAQLTMFGWIVSGQCQP; encoded by the coding sequence ATGGAAAATATGAGGGAAATTGTTAAGACTCTCCCTGACTACGAGGATGACGTCCCGATGTCCGATGAGGAAAAAgagattttagaaaataatgttGCACCGGTTCTTCGCGAGCCGTTACCAGCCATCGAGCAGGTCCCTGACGTCGGGATGACCCCAGTCGTCGCCTCTTCACAAGGGGTAGTACCGACGCAGAAAGTTGTCCCTCCGTCGGGGGCTGATACGGCTCCCGCTGACGTATCCGCAACCAACGTAGCCAAACCATCGTCATCCCCTACGGGGACTGCCCAAAAGAATTCAGGTGCGAATAAAAGAGTGCACTCGAATGTCTGTGTGTTGTGTAGGCGAAGTCACAATCTCAGGTCGTGTCGCAAATTTTTGAACATGCGTTTGGAGCAACGATTGCGCACTGTAGTGTTGCATCGGGTATGTTCAAACTGTCTGGGCAGGTCTCACATGCGATCGACCTGCAATAGTCGCGAGAGGTGCCGCGAATGTGGAGATAGCCACCATACGCTGCTACATTCATTTGACCAGCAACAACGTCCTTCCGCTCAAACCTTGTCGACGAGAAAGTCCAAGTCAAGTTCGTCCGTTAACTCGTCCGCGTACTGTATCACGAATACCGCTCCCATATCTGGTCCGATGTTGGTTCTACAACCAACCGTCACGCTTGGTCCCACTATAGTCCTCTTGCTTGTCTTGTCCGATCGTCGAATTCCTGTCCGAGCTGTCCTCGACCCGTGTGCGGGGTATAGTATGATTTGTAGTAGTTTAGCTCTCAGCCTACGGCTTGTCTCAGCGATGACGTCGCATGACGCATTTTGTCCGCTTGTTGCTGTCTCCCGACACAATGCAGAAAGTAAATTGGTTTTTTCTGCCCGGGTAACAGACCTGACCCGTGTTGTCACCCCATCGTCGTCGGCTCCAGATACGATACGGGAACATTTCGAGTGTCTCCAGCTGGCCGACCCAAGGTTTTACCGTCCTTCCGGGGTGGGGTTGGTTCTAGGGCCCGATGTCTACGCACGGGTTCTAAAGACACAAATATGTTCGAGTCCTGGATTCCCATTGGCGCAGCTAACGATGTTTGGCTGGATAGTGTCAGGTCAATGCCAACCATAA